TCCAAACCGTTCGCCCGATGCAAGATTTGACCAACGCCACCTTTTCACTTTGGTTTTACGCAAATCAAATTGGTGCGGGAGCGTCGCTCTTTACTGATTCAACCGTTGCTCCCGGCAATGATTTCGCCTGCCATTTGTTACCAGTGGGCAGCACATTCGGCATTCTTATCGCTGGCTATAAGGGCGGTGGCTCAGGAAGCCTTACGATAACTCAAGGTGTTGGCAATTTTACTGCAAACATCCAGAGCAATTGGCTGCACTTTGTCTGGGTCATGCAACCAACGAATCAGCAATTGTTCCTCAATGGAACGCTTATCACGAATGCCTTTCTCAGAGCAAGCGATGTGGGCTATCACAACGCCGGTTTTGTTTTCGGGGCTAACTGTGCATATACCACCTATCAGGACTTTTTTAAGGGCGCAATGTCCGATGTGCGTATCTACAACCGCGCCTTGTCCTCAAACGAGGTGGCACAGCTCTATTTTCTCGAATCACGGACCTTGAATATCCATAGAGCGGTTTATGTGGATTCGGGAATTCTCTCTGTCGGCACGAGTTACCAGTTCCAAGTTTCATCTGACTTGTTAAACTGGACGAATCAGGGCGCGCCCTTCACCGCAACAGACTCCTACTGGCGTCCGACAAATTACTGGGACGTTGGAAACTGGAATGACCTTTTCTTCCGGTTAGTGCCTCAGTAAAGGCTTCCTTGGTTAGTATCATGCCTGTTGAGCTTACGCGGGTCACTCCTAGCAACTCGTAAAGTCTGACTAGTTTGGGTTTTCCATCCTTGGTTTTTTCCCGGCGAAAGTCTTTTCTGGAATTTCTGACAGGTGTCGAATTCTCAGAAGCAACACCCATGACAGCAACCACCCCAGAGTCAAACAAGGTTTGAGCAAAGCTCATAAAAAATCTCTTAAAATTAATCCATGAACCTTGCCACTGGGGGAACACATGAATCAGTAGGACATTGGCCCCGAACTTCCCCTCTTTTGTCTGCAAAAGGAAATCGGCATAGGCATGGTGCTTCGATGAGCGGAGCCTGTAGGTAGTCTGTTTCGAGACTGTAAAAAAATCATCCTTTCTGGACAGGGCTTCTGTCCTGAAAAATTGTAAATCTGTCCCGCGATTTTTAATTGAGCGGAGCACAGCATTTTCAAAGGGGGTGCTCCCCTGAGTCAGGGGCGGCTCAAAGAAGTAATGAGTCACCACAGTCGGGGGTGGCCTGAAAGTCAGCAGGCCAACTATCCTTGACGGGCAAAGTATATCATGGGTCATATAATTTAAGTTAATAAATAAATGGGGCCACTCTCCTTGAACAAGCATCATTGCCATTCAAGGATGAACAGGCCGGGGAGTTGCGGCTAGCCCAAGTGAAAGCTAGTCAACGGCGGTGAGGGTTGCCCACAATTCCCAAGCCGTTCGCCATAAGGCGTTGCTTGGGTTTCAAAGTATCAGCAAAGAATCGCCAACCTGCCTTGCTCTGGGGAGCTTGGAGCAATCAAACTTCCCCCGACAAATCGGCTTAGAAAAACTATAATACTTGGACGGTTCGCCATGTCAGACCGTCTCTGACGTAAGAGGCAAGCAGAGTGGCCAGAGCAACACCCTTACTCGCTTCCCCGGTCTATTCCTTCCTCACTCAGCATCTTCTGTTGAGTGAGGGGGTAGCCACTGCCACGGGCGCAAAAGATATTTGAGAAAGATAAATCCTCTACGACCCGCAACAAGATTCTTAGTAAAACATTTAACATAGTGACTACCATAAACAGTTACACCTAGAACCGTGCCACTGTGAAATGAGACTAAGCGATTGAAGCTTTTTCTTGGTCACAAGCAGGGACTAGGAAAATCCTGAAGGCTCTTCATGCAGCACCTATAGAGGACATTTCACTTGAGGCATAGGAAGTGTAATTAACACAAACGACCTTTTTTATGAATTTACAACCATTAACAGTAACAGCGAAACAAGCCGCAGCTTTGCTCTCCATTTCTCGCGGCCATTTCTATGTGCTTTGCAAGAGAGGGGTGTTCAAGCCACTCCCGGCCCCAGCACCCCGGCGGAACCAATTGTTCAGGTTCTCGGACCTTGTGGACTGGGTATCACAGAAAGACACCAAGAAAGAGAAGTAAGCCTATGCCAACTCCGAAACTAAACTGCTCATTCCAGCCCTTGCCTGCCAGCGGAATTGATGACCTCAAAGACACGGGCAGCAACAGCCACGAAAACGAATTCGCAACGGGGCCTTGGTCCCTAGTGATGACTCATTACAAGACGTTCACAGCTCAGGACTTTTTCAGCTTGACCAAGAGCCTAGACCTAGAGCCACAAGAGGTAAAAGCCTTGACCCAAAAGTATATCAGGAAGGCTCTGAAATCGGGCCACATTGTTTTGCTTCAAAGTGTGGACGAGCCTGTTTTTCAGGTTGTTTAAGGTGTAATTAAAATTAGCTATGAAAAAGACTTTACCTTATCACTCGGACGCGCCGACAAATCGGGACGCGCTGTATCCTCGCGCCTGCAATTCTCCTTTGCGCTACAACCAAGCGATTGCCGATGACACCTTTGATGAGTCTCAGGCTGACGACGAATGCGACTCAGAGGCTTGCGATATGGACGAAGATTAAGGCCAGCTATGACCACCCGAGAGTTGTTTCAAGTCGCAGTCGCAAAGAAGTTTGGCCCGTATGAGTTTGAGGTGATGGGCCATTGGGATACGCTCTCAAAAAACTACGGAGAATATGTCGCGGCCACGGTGATATTGGAAGCCCTACAAAAGTTTAAGCTGCAACTGGCAACAGCTTCCCTGCCTCTCAGCAAGAATGCAGAAGCCATCCGCGAGCAACTGGAAATCGCCAACAAACAGAAGATTGAAGCAAATTCTTTACTCAGGTTGCGCGGTGTGATTGAGAGACTCAGAAAGAATATAGGCCGTTGCTCAATTGATGGTGTGGAACTCACTCAGGAAGAAATTGAACAGGCCATGCCCAAAGTCCCTGAGTGTTTCAAGAATGGTAGAACGACCTACGTAGCGCACGCGGCAAGCAAAGACAGCAAGGTTAAGAAGCTGACCTTGGAAATTATCAGTTGAAGAAGAGGAAACTTTTCTCTCAGGGTGACTCTCTCTGAGAGATTCGGGGACGCCCCTGCTTCTGCGTCCCTCCATACAAAAGCTGGCAGGTCTGCACGTTTCTTCCCGTCAGCTTTGGGCGAGTCATGCAAGGTAGTGAGTGTCCCTTGTGTGGCTCGCCTCTTCTTTTACTCAGAAAAAAAGTTTGAGATTTTAGAGGCTCCGCGATTTTTCCGCCCTAATGATTTTAGTTTGGGTCAAAAACCCATTACGAATCTAAATTTTACACCCCCGGCGCGGCCAGCGTCCCCCGCGCTCCGCATTTTTTCAAAAATCGGGGGCATCAATGCGGCTACCCCCAAAATAAAAAGAGTTAAATTAACTTACCATCTATACTTATCTACCATCCTGCTTAGGTCTAAGGCCAGAGCCTCAAAGCGGGAAAGCTCACCAGAGAAGCCCGAATCCTCAAAGACACTTCCAACCAGCCTTTGAATGTCAAGCGTAGTGCGGCAATCACTGAGTCCAAAAATCACAAGGGCTGTCTCAGAATAATACGCGCTACTACCACTCAAATAAATTCCTTCTAGG
This DNA window, taken from Candidatus Paceibacterota bacterium, encodes the following:
- a CDS encoding LamG domain-containing protein; the protein is MKKQLHLLISLATLAGMVTTAQGQAFITNGLLSYYPFHGNANDMVGTNNGIVVGATLTANRFGMPNAAYRFDGSTSYIQTVRPMQDLTNATFSLWFYANQIGAGASLFTDSTVAPGNDFACHLLPVGSTFGILIAGYKGGGSGSLTITQGVGNFTANIQSNWLHFVWVMQPTNQQLFLNGTLITNAFLRASDVGYHNAGFVFGANCAYTTYQDFFKGAMSDVRIYNRALSSNEVAQLYFLESRTLNIHRAVYVDSGILSVGTSYQFQVSSDLLNWTNQGAPFTATDSYWRPTNYWDVGNWNDLFFRLVPQ